In Penaeus vannamei isolate JL-2024 chromosome 13, ASM4276789v1, whole genome shotgun sequence, the sequence GACCATGTGAGCAACATACTTCTCGACTCGGCAACATCTATCCTCGGCACCACCAAGAGGAAGCATAGAGACTGGTTCAACGAGCAAGCACCAGATATTCACAACCTactagaagaaaaaagcaaagctCACCAAGCAGCTATTAACAACCCAAATGCTACAACAAGCACAACCTTTGCAGAAGCTAGGTCCAAAGTTCAGCATATGACAAGATCAATGCAAAATGAGTGGTGGTTAAAATTAGCAGGGGAAATTCAAGGATTTGCTGATATAGGGAACCAGCAAGAATTCTATTGTGCCATAAAAAGAGCATATGGCCCACAGAGAACTGCAACTAGCCCTGTTAGAAGTGTAGACGGGTCCAAACTCattactgataaaaaagaaatactggACCGCTGGGCCGAGCACTACCAACACCTTCTAAACAGAAGCAACCCCTCTGACCCCACTGTCTTTGAAAATCTTCCTGAATTCCCCAGAATCCCAGAATTGGATAACATGCCCACACGCCAAGAAGTGCATATGGCAATAATCAGCCTAAAAAACAACAAGGCTGCTGGTCCTGATGGCATACCTGCTGAAATCCTGAAGCATGGAGGAAATGCCATCCTAGACTCTCTGCATGATATCTTCCAGAAAGTCTGGGCCGCCAGTTGGTGTCCACAAAAATGGAAAGATGCAGACATCGTGAGCATCTtcaaaaagaaaggagacagggcTGTGTGCGGAAATAGCAGAGGCATCTCCCTTCTTGCGACCTCGGGTAAGGTGCTTACCAGGATACTCCTCTCCAGGCTTCTTGCCCATACCACTGAGGGAGTCCTGCCGGAATCGCAGAGTGGCTTCAGAAAAGAACGAAGCACTGTAGACATGGTGTTTATTGCTAGGCAACTCCAGGAAAAGGCCATTGAACAACAGCAAGATCTCTACATGGTCTTCGTTGACCTAGCCAAAGCATTCGACACTGTCAACAGAACTCTGCTCTGGGAAATACTAAGAAAATTTGGCTGCCCCCCCACTTTCCTGGCAGTACTTAAATCATTCCATGATGGTTCAAAGGCTAGAGTGACAAGTGGTGGCTCTAAGTCAGATCCTTTCTTTGTGGGTACTGGCGTAAAACAGGGATGTGTCATTGCGCCCATCATATTCAATCTTTTTGTGGCAGCAGTCATGACAATTGCCAAGCAGAACATAAATCCTGCAGACGGTGTTCAAATATCTTACCGGCTAGATGGCAACCTGTTTAATCTACGGCGATTACAAGCCAAAACACTTGTCACTCTGGAAGCAGTTCATGAACTGCAGTATGCAGATGACACAGCCTTCGTCAGCTCTTCCCCGGATGGGCTCCAACGTACAATTAATGCTGTAGCTGAAGCATACTCGCGCTCAGGTTTAGCCATCAACACTGGTAAAACTGAAGTCCTCAATATGTGTCAACCTCCTATTCCTGTACTCCTTACCAACCAACAACCTCTAAAAAATGTAGAAGAGTTCACCTACTTGGGATCTGTATTAAGTAACACAAATGATCTCTCTAGTGAAGTGCAACGGCGCATTGGTCTGGCTTCGGCATCTTTTGGTAGGCTATCTCACAGATAGTTCACCATCAAAACCAAAGTCTCTGTGTATAAAGCTGTATGCCTATCCATACTCCTGTACGGAAGTGAGTCATGGGTGTTGTATAGACGTCACCTAAACAAACTAGAGGCATTCCATACCTCCAGCCTTCAACGTATACTAGGTGTCAAGTGGTGGCACAAAGTCCCACATACTGAAATTCGCAACAGGGCATGCATTGATCCAATTGAGACCATCCTATCGCAACGCCAACTGCGATGGCTGGGTCACACCATCCGAATGCCTGCAAACAGACTCCCCCGCAAAATCCTCTATAGTGAACTTGCTG encodes:
- the LOC113822370 gene encoding transposon TX1 uncharacterized 149 kDa protein, whose translation is MTIGTWNVRTLLDLTDNERPHRRTAIIAHELKRYGIDIAALSETRLSEEGSLTEVGEGYTFFWKGLPEGVQRNYGVAFAVKTSMLSSIPQSPIGVSEHLMSWRIPLTNSRYATLISAYAPTLDAEVESKDRFYSQLHTLFQSVPHDDKIILLGDFNAGVGHNHQLWQGIMGRHGVGKCNDNGLRLLTFCSQHSLVITNTCFQLRDMFKTTWMHPRSKTWHILDYAIVRRKDLRDVVITRAMRGADGWTDHRLVRTTMKLCIRPPARRQPPLSRLNLNSLNDPVKRNSFQEIVGTRLSDPNQPIFPPTQEGLNQNWDHVSNILLDSATSILGTTKRKHRDWFNEQAPDIHNLLEEKSKAHQAAINNPNATTSTTFAEARSKVQHMTRSMQNEWWLKLAGEIQGFADIGNQQEFYCAIKRAYGPQRTATSPVRSVDGSKLITDKKEILDRWAEHYQHLLNRSNPSDPTVFENLPEFPRIPELDNMPTRQEVHMAIISLKNNKAAGPDGIPAEILKHGGNAILDSLHDIFQKVWAASWCPQKWKDADIVSIFKKKGDRAVCGNSRGISLLATSGKVLTRILLSRLLAHTTEGVLPESQSGFRKERSTVDMVFIARQLQEKAIEQQQDLYMVFVDLAKAFDTVNRTLLWEILRKFGCPPTFLAVLKSFHDGSKARVTSGGSKSDPFFVGTGVKQGCVIAPIIFNLFVAAVMTIAKQNINPADGVQISYRLDGNLFNLRRLQAKTLVTLEAVHELQYADDTAFVSSSPDGLQRTINAVAEAYSRSGLAINTGKTEVLNMCQPPIPVLLTNQQPLKNVEEFTYLGSVLSNTNDLSSEVQRRIGLASASFGVKWWHKVPHTEIRNRACIDPIETILSQRQLRWLGHTIRMPANRLPRKILYSELAEGSRRAEGPKKRFKDHMKTTLKKCAFNPSNLEVLASNRKGWQTMCRTGSERLTTDFNRAAEQRRLRRHAPQNAGGNFPCNACGRICKSRIGLTSHQKVHQP